ATGAGCTGTCCTGTGGGTTGATTCCGGAATTCGAGGGTAACAGTTTGGCCGGCCTTAATTTGGGCAGTCTGGGGTGTGTCGTCCAGAAGGAACCCATCTTTCGCCCGGGTTTCTTTGACCACGAGTGTGGTGCCGGGGTCGATACCCTCAATGAGGATGGTCCCCGCGGAATCGGTAGTGAAATAGCCGTTGCTGTCACCCACCACCGTTCCGTCGCTTTCGGTCACAAAGAACTGAACATCAGAAATCGGAGAGTTGTCGGCACTGGACACCTTTTTGATCAGCAGCGAGCCCTTGGGACTGTTGCCAAAATAGACCTGAACAACCTCCTGATCTTCGCCGGAGAGGTACACCGTCTGAGGCGGGGTGTCGATCACATGAGAGCCATCACTGGAGAGCTCTTCGATGATGTAAGTGCCGGCCTTGCAGCCCGTGACGGTGAAAGAGCCGTTTACCGAAGTGCGGTAGGTACCGATGACCGTTCCGCCGGTGCCGGAGGTGTTGCCGGAGAGATACCGGACCTGGAACACAGCCCCCTCAATAGCGGCCCCGGTCTCACTGTCATATTTCCATACGGAAATGGCCGAGAGAGGCCGGTTGCTAAAGCGGAATGTGTGCCCCTCGCCTGCGGCGATAAACGCCTCCTGCGTGTCCGGGTCCGCCAGAGCAAATCCCGGCGCCGGCTCCAGCTCCTTTACCCGAAACCAACCATCACGGAGGGAGAGGTCCGGGTCGGAGAGCACGATACGACCCTCTTCATCGGTGTAGAAAACGCCCAGGTCGTTGTACTCTCCGGTAGCAGTGTTGTTGGAGGCATACCAGACCTGGAACGGCACATTTTCGATTCGATCATGTGTGATTGAATTTTCCTTGATGATCTCGATGGTGGGGCGCTTATAATTTTGGAAATAGACATCCCGATCCCGGTTGGGGAACAGTGTCACCATCTGAGAATCCTCGGCCAGCAGGTAGGGCTCCGGGACTGACTTTTCGATGACCTCCACGACGCCGGGCAGCAAGTTCTCCACCACAGCGACGCCGTTTTCGTCCGTCTCCACTTCCGCAATGGAGTGGCCGTCTGCACCTTTCACCAGATAGACCGTGTGCTCAATAGGCTCCCCGGTGTCGGCGTCGGTTTTATGGATATAGAGGTTGGGGCGCTTGTCGTTAGTCAGAGTGATCGTGCTGGTCTGGCCGGGAAACAGCTCTACATGGTGCTCGGTATCGTCCGGGATGTGGTCCTGCACAGAGGACAATTCACGCACAGAATAAACGCCAGGCTCCAAATCGGATACCAGGATCTCACCTGTGGAACTGGTGGTGCGGTCCAGGTAGTGGCTGCCATCCTCGATCTTGGCGATGCGGAACGTGACACCGGCCAGCCGGGAGCCATCGCTGCTCAGCTTGATGAGCTGCAAAGAGGGCTTGATATGATTGGTGAAAACGAACTGGGCGTCTTCATTGGGCTTCAGCTCGATGATACGCTGGGCCTCGTCGATCACATAGCCATCGCAGGATTTTTCAGTCACTACATAGGAGCCAGGGGGGAGCATGGAAAGGTCGATCTCTCCATTTTCGTCCGTCCGGAACTCCTGGGGGCCATAGGTCCCCTCCACCGATTTGATCTCGAATACAGCGTTTGGGATGACCTTGGAGGGGTCATCTGAATCCACCTTCACCAGCCGCAATCCGGGCTTGACATCGTTGAAGAACAACAGCTCCTTAATGCCGTCCCCAGCATGGAGTTCCACCTCCTGGGGGGTGGTGTCCAGAATGTGCCCTTCATCGCCGGTATCTACCTCAAACGCCCGGTAAGTCCCCGGCTCTGCATCGGCAATCAAGATTTCACCAAATTGATCTGTCTTGAAATTGCCTAAAAATTCGCCGTCCCGATAGACGGCGAAGGTGACATTGGGCATGGCGACCATATTTTTTCGATCATACTTGATGATCCGCAATCCCGGTAACTCCTCGTTAATGATAGGGATTGTAGTGGTCTCGCCAGCAACCACCGTGGCGGTGTAGACGGTATCATCCAACTGCCAGCCCACCGGGGCAGTCTTCTCCTGAATCCGGTATGCACCCAAGGGAATCTCATCGAAAATAGCAACGCCTGCACTTGATGTCGTAGCGGTAAAGGTCTGTCCCGACTCAATATGCTCGACGGTGATGACTGCCCCCGGCAGGTTCATGCCGGTGTTGGATTTTTTCTCAATACGCAGAGTACCGTAGGGGTCATTAAAAAATGTCACCTCGGCTACTTCATCGTAGACGACGGTGACATTCTGGGCAGGCTCCTCGCTGATCATATAATGCTGTGGAGCTTCCCGTTCAATTACGGTATAATTCCCGCTTTTGCTAAGGGGGATCTCGATGCGGCCGTCCCCATTGGTCACAAAAGTACCGACGGAATCGCCGTCAGGACCAACGACTTCGAAACGAGCACCACTAATCGGGATTTCCGTCCCCGTTTCATACTTGATGATCCGCAACCCGGTATCGTATTCCTCTACCGGCTGGTCGGCGTAGTTGCTGAAAGTGGAGAGGTCCATTTCCGTGGTCGGGTCCGTATCGACTACATAATTTTGGAGTTCACCGTATTCATCCTTCTCTTGGCAAATTGCATAAAATACGGCGTATTTATAGACATCTGTACGGAAAGAGAGTTGGACGCTGCCGGTTTCTCCTTCAACGCTCTCTAGCGGATACAGGACCTTGAATTTGCCCGCATAGCCATCACCAGTACCCTCAGTGGTAATTGTGGTGATGTCCCGGTTGTTCATATCCACGATACGGGTGCCCCGGGGAACAGAACCGGGGTCAGTAAAGGAAACCTCAACTGCATAATCACACACCCAGGTTTTTGACCAGAATGTAAAAACCTGCTGTTTGTACTGCTTGCCGTCGATAGTGACCTCGTAGGCAGTATCCCGATCCGGCGTACAGGTCACTTCAGGGGACAGGACTTCATTCCATGCTGTGCCGCGGGCATAGATGTCCTTTGCCGCAGCGAGCATCTTCTGTGCGCGCTGCAGTTCCACGCCACTGAGCGCCGAATTGACCTTGAGGTTGTTGATGTCCCAATTACTGAGGAGATAACACCACAACGCCATTTTAGTCGCGTAATAGCCTTGGTATTTATTCTCAAGGCCCAGTTCTTCCAGCGAACGAGTCGGATATCCATTGGCCACAATGCCAAGCACTTTCGGATCCGACGTTTTCTCCTCAGCCAAGTATTCGATGCTCTCCCCAACGTCAACCGTTTGCGGCACACCGGTAGTATTGGGATTGACGCAGTAGGCCGGAATCTCTTTAATTTCTCCTTTGGCGTTGACGTAGTTATAGTAGGTATAGATCAGGGTTCGGACGCGGCCATTGATCATCAGGTAGGAAAGTTCCTGCCCGCCGTTATAGATATCGATCTCTCCGAGGGCTTCCTCAACCGAACCCGCCGCCAGCGATGCCGTCGGCAAAATTGAAAAAGCCATGACCATGGCCAACAGAATACTTAGAAATCGTTTTTTCATGTTGTTCCTCCAAAAATGGGCAGAAAAAAACCGCGCCCCCGGCTCAATGGCATTCGGGTTCACGGCATTCTTCTTTGATTTATTTTGGAAATTAAAAAAGCGGTATACTCACGTATACCGCTTGTCCGCTGTAATCTTGGTTACAGCGGCCTATCTTACATGGATGTTGTACTCCGTCCGCTGGAAGATGCCGTCCTTGTAGACATCCCACGCCTCCATGCGGTATGTTCCCGGCGGACAGGAGTTGAACAGGTCAATGATTTGATTTGCGCGCCATGGCCAGAACACTCGCGGGTTCAGTCCATCGTCAATACTCAGATAGATTTGTACCTTTGGGGCCCCACTTGGGTGGGACACGGGCGCACCGTTCTGCCATGTCTCTGGATTATCCCCAATGGCGTTATAAAGCGTGTAAAGCATTCGTCGGGTCTCATAGAGATTTCGCACGAAAAGGTACTCATGATCATTGATGGAATAATGCCGGGCCTCTGGTGCCGGTAACTCAACCTGGGGCATCAAAGACCAATCACAGGTCGGCTCAGGCAACTCGCCCACTGGTCCGGAAGCAAACATATTTTTGTCCCACCGGCTTACATCGGTGATGGTGTAATTGGTACCATCGTCGCAGCGGATCACATCGCCTTCCTGAGGCACATATTGAGAGCCGTCTGCTGGCAAATTGATGGAGCCATCTGTGTTCCTGCTGATTGTTCCCTCCGGTTCTTCCGTAACGGTACTACCTTCAAAATCGGTATTGCCCAGCGCCCGATAGAGCATGATTGCCAAATCGCCGCGGGTAATCTCAGTTTTAGCCACAGCCTCCGCTGTGGTCAGCCCTTGGTCAAGAGCCGTCTGGCAGGCGGTGTTGTAATCCCATTGAATATCTGGAAGATCCATGTACCGTAGAACAACCGTACAAGCCGCAGCAGGGGTCACGCCGTCATCAGCGCCAAAGGCCCCAGTATCGTAGCCGACCATCAGGCTGTTGAAATAGCAATAGCCTACATAGAGTCTGGCCCATGCCGGGACATCCGGGAACTTGCACTGGCTGATGTAAAATTCCTGTTCCGCCTGCACATGTTCCTGATTCCCATTTAGTCGCGTCAGAACTGCGGCCAACTGCGCCCGGGTCAGACCGGACGCGAGGTTCATGTCTCCGTTTTGGTCTCCTTCCAGAATCCCCTGTTCTTTCAGATATTCCGCTGCAATTTCCTCTTCTGAGGACGTTGCCAGGGCCGGACAGGCGAGTACCACGGCCAAGGTGATGCTTAGAGCCACCAAACATAGTTTTTTCATACTGACTGCCTCCTCTCATGTATCTTTGCTTATATTCTACCGGACAGAGAGGAATTTTACAACAAAAGTTTGGTAGTCAGGTGATTTCCCGGGCCTGGACACACCAGCGCATCTCCGGCACATTCCGAACGCAAGTAATCAGTGTGATCATATTTTCGCTTGTCCGACCGAGTCTTGAAAAGTCTGTTTCCTCGATCTGCCCCACAAAAAATACCTCGTAGGTCCTGGTGCCCAGTTTGGTGGTATAGGTGATTTTGTCACCGTTCTCCAAAGTATGGATCTTTCCGAAATGGTTTGCCACACCGCGATTATGACCAGCAAGCCCCACATTTCCATCCCAGCAGGAAGTAGACTTAAAGTGGCCGGCCCCTTTGGCGAGGTTCTCAAGACTCTCATTCTCATAAACTTTGACGGACAACCCCAAAACAGGGATTTTTAGCCGACCAATGCTCCCATCTGTATAGTAGAGCCCATCAGGAAGCGTAAATTTGGTGCTGCTCAGGCTCGTGTCCTCTGTGGGAGTACCATCCACATAAGATGCAGGGGGAAGGTAGACTGTATCACTGCCACCCGTGTTCCCTGTTGCCGTGGATGCCTGTGGGATCAGAACCGTACCAGCTCCGGGCTGGTAGGATTCCGGGCTGCCAAAAGGCGGCGCGATGATAGCAGTGTTCTTGCTGCGGTCAATATTGCTGCTCTCAGTCACCCCTCCACCGACCACGATCACTTGGTCAACTGAGGTGGGAGGTGCGTACATGCCGCCGTCCGGTGCATCAAACTCATAATCCGCCGCTAGTGCCGGCGTCATCATCATCGCCGTGATGCCCAGCAACAGCGCCATTGTTCTCACCCAGTTCTTCATACATTTTTCGCTCCTTCCGCTTCATAAAGAAATATGCTCCGCCTGCGCCAATGCCGAGAGCACCCAGTGCCGGCAGTAACACCATCAGCCAACTTGTTATTTCCCCAGCATCCTGCGTTTCTTCTGATAAAACCGGCTCAATCGGAGTACCTGTGAAAATAACCGTATAACGGATTACCGTGACGCCAGTGCGGTAAACCTCGCCCGTATAGTCAGCCGTTGTGGTATAGCCGGTCACATAGCTGACTGTTTTGCTGCCGCCATAGGTACAAACCGCAGTAAAGCGGTCGCCGATCTCATAGTCGTCGGCGTTATAGGTGTTATCCGTTTGCCATTGGACATCTTGCAGATTGAGCGTTCTGCCCCCCTCCGTAATGCTCTTTGGCAGGTGGTTGATATCTTGGCTTGCCAAGTTTGGATAGGTGCGCGTAGCGGTCACCGGCTTGGTAGAACTTCCATAGCCGGCTGGCTCAGTTTTGATACTGTCCAAATCCAGGTGCAGAGTCCCGGAAAAGTCCTCTTCTGTGGTAACTTCCTTTTCCTGTGGCAGAAGCGATAAAATCGTCTCCATATCTTTCTTGTCGCTTTCCACCGTTTCCGTCTGCGTAATCACCTGCGTTTCGCTGCCGATGATGACCTCACGCAACACATCTGTGCATTCATAGAGGAGGCCATCCCTTTCAAACTGCTGCATAGGCAATGTGGACGGATCGGTATTGGGGGAGAGATCGTACACTTTCCTGATTTCCCGATTATCTTGGTCAAGGATGATATCAACCGGGAGCATAGCGTCCGGATCTGTAACATCTACATTGGTTGCGTCAGCAGGGATGACCAACATAGTCAAAAGCAGGAGTGATGCAGAGATGGAAAAGATTTTTTTCTTCATTGACAGGTCCTCCTCAATCATTTTGATGTAGCACTACTTGAGATCACGGTTTGGTGTTCAGTGACAAAAAATAGGTACACTGATTGCCTCAAATATGCAGGCTTTATTACAAAATTTATATACACTGCGCCTGTTTCTGAGGCTTGGTAAAGATGGGTGCTTCTTCTGTCCGTGTGGTAAACTTACAAAATTACTGTACACTGAGTTTCTATGATAAATCATAAAAATTCCCCTTTCCATAAAAAAGCAACCGATGCACTGTCGATTGCTTTTCACAAAATATCTCGTCAATGACCAGCAAGCCGAGTCCATGATTCCACGCGATTTGTGCCATTCGCAGCATCATGGAATCCACGGTGGTTCGTGCAGCTTGGAATTTTGAGGAGCATAATTTTGTCTATTGTACAGTAATTTTGTCACTTATCATTTGGGGGGTGTGTACTTGCCGCCTTCGATGAGCGGCTGCAGGTAAGCAACAATGAATCCCAGGGTGTTCAGCACGATCCATGTCACTACAATCCGTTTTAACCAACTCGTCGCCTCCGCTACAGCTCGCTCATTGCGGGAAATCATGCGTACTAACAAGGCTACCGCAGCTGCCGTGACGGCAACAATTGTGGAGATTCCCAGCAGTTCGCCGTAAACATTCGCTATAATCTCTGAAAACCGCGTCCACATATCATCGTCTGCCGCGGCAGCAGGCTGTACGAACAGCACAGCCATATAGCAGGCGATCATCGCCATATGGAGCCAATCCCCCAAACGCCGGTGGACCCCACTCCGTAGGTCTTGCTTCTTCTCGTCGTTCGCCATTTGCGTACCTCCTCATTTTTTGTTTTGACAGCAAAACAGCCGCCTCAAAGCGACCAGTAAAATCGCTTCAAGGCGGCTTCTTGCCGTCAGGTCCAGTTTTGGACGATATCAGGATAGCACATTTGTACTCCTCCTGTCAGCCGCACCGACCTTGCCATTTTTCCGCCACTTTTCTGCCATCGTTCCTGCCATCAGCCCTCCAAGAGTGTCAGGATCTCAAGCCAGGCGTCTAGGCACCCCTGTGGAGCTGTCCACAGGCGTATGGAGAGGATATTCACTGCCTGCTGACGCAGGCGGTAGTAGTGACGTTCAGAGATATCCAATCGATACAGAATTTCCGAGTGACTAGGCTTGTCCGGCGTTATAAAGGTCTGGAAAATGATATTGTACAGCATTTCTCCGTTTCCAGGCTTATGGCGTAGCACCGTCAGCGCTTCGTTGATTCGGTCCAGAAGCAGCCGTGACTTACGGATGCTGAGCAGGCGGTGCTCCAGTTTTGCATTTCCCATAGCAATCTGAGCGTCTACCGCACTGAGAAGCGCATCCACATCCTTCAAAGGCTGTTCCAGTTCCTGGGCAGTCTCACCGGGAAAGCATTCCAGCGCCCAAACGATATCACGATAGTTTTTAAGCATAACCTGCGTGTTGTGGTACATATTCCGGCGCAGTTCCTTTTCAGCTACCCGCGCTTTCTCATTTCTGATGCTGGAGTCTTCTATAAGCCCTCTGCGTTCCAAAAGGTCGCGCAGCAGTTTTTGAGAAGGGCCTTGTCCCTGATCTGACATTTCACCACAAGGGGATGCCTTCAAATCTGTCATGTTCAATACCTCCGTTATCCTGATCCACAGGTCCGGCCCGAGGCAAAACACTGTGGAAAAATTCAAATCGCGCCATGCATGAAGTGACACCTTGGCAGTCCTCCCATACATACTCTAAAATCTTACACGGAGAAAAATACGCACGCGTATTATTACAGTCCGAATGTGCAACACGGCCCTCCACCGCTGATGCTTGGCCAGTTTTTGTCTGCTCCTGCTGCAAAATGGTACGGCTATACCACGCAACCAGTTTGCAGAGTTGGGCATGGTCGCTTGATGTTTTGTTGCGCGCATTTCTGCCCAAAATACGTATTTCACTCAAAATACGTTCTATTTGATCCATGGCGGGCTGCGGTATTCTTTCACCGGTGGGATAAGCGGCATTGAAGACCAGACATCCAAAGGAACCTGGCAGCTTATACAGCGGGAAGGCATCCGCGTGTTTTCTGAAA
This genomic window from Pusillibacter faecalis contains:
- a CDS encoding SpaA isopeptide-forming pilin-related protein, whose translation is MKKRFLSILLAMVMAFSILPTASLAAGSVEEALGEIDIYNGGQELSYLMINGRVRTLIYTYYNYVNAKGEIKEIPAYCVNPNTTGVPQTVDVGESIEYLAEEKTSDPKVLGIVANGYPTRSLEELGLENKYQGYYATKMALWCYLLSNWDINNLKVNSALSGVELQRAQKMLAAAKDIYARGTAWNEVLSPEVTCTPDRDTAYEVTIDGKQYKQQVFTFWSKTWVCDYAVEVSFTDPGSVPRGTRIVDMNNRDITTITTEGTGDGYAGKFKVLYPLESVEGETGSVQLSFRTDVYKYAVFYAICQEKDEYGELQNYVVDTDPTTEMDLSTFSNYADQPVEEYDTGLRIIKYETGTEIPISGARFEVVGPDGDSVGTFVTNGDGRIEIPLSKSGNYTVIEREAPQHYMISEEPAQNVTVVYDEVAEVTFFNDPYGTLRIEKKSNTGMNLPGAVITVEHIESGQTFTATTSSAGVAIFDEIPLGAYRIQEKTAPVGWQLDDTVYTATVVAGETTTIPIINEELPGLRIIKYDRKNMVAMPNVTFAVYRDGEFLGNFKTDQFGEILIADAEPGTYRAFEVDTGDEGHILDTTPQEVELHAGDGIKELLFFNDVKPGLRLVKVDSDDPSKVIPNAVFEIKSVEGTYGPQEFRTDENGEIDLSMLPPGSYVVTEKSCDGYVIDEAQRIIELKPNEDAQFVFTNHIKPSLQLIKLSSDGSRLAGVTFRIAKIEDGSHYLDRTTSSTGEILVSDLEPGVYSVRELSSVQDHIPDDTEHHVELFPGQTSTITLTNDKRPNLYIHKTDADTGEPIEHTVYLVKGADGHSIAEVETDENGVAVVENLLPGVVEVIEKSVPEPYLLAEDSQMVTLFPNRDRDVYFQNYKRPTIEIIKENSITHDRIENVPFQVWYASNNTATGEYNDLGVFYTDEEGRIVLSDPDLSLRDGWFRVKELEPAPGFALADPDTQEAFIAAGEGHTFRFSNRPLSAISVWKYDSETGAAIEGAVFQVRYLSGNTSGTGGTVIGTYRTSVNGSFTVTGCKAGTYIIEELSSDGSHVIDTPPQTVYLSGEDQEVVQVYFGNSPKGSLLIKKVSSADNSPISDVQFFVTESDGTVVGDSNGYFTTDSAGTILIEGIDPGTTLVVKETRAKDGFLLDDTPQTAQIKAGQTVTLEFRNQPTGQLIIHKLSGDDRKTPLEGVQFKITYSDGSYVDADSGQLSSNGLYWSNSAGQIILSGLTGTVVVTEVESIPGYTIDPNTQSQTVVINPNDTQELYFYNNPIGGIEIIKVNASKTSERIPDTTFEIRRMDDALVDTITTDRNGRAYLSLEDGSYYALEVEANPDFVLDDTPHYFEVKNGEVTTLRIKNEANSGILIHKVDTSGEGIYGVKFLLYDEDRNPIGEFTSDDEGWVYITADDLPDGANTSGRFYLRELEAAEGYILDEEYKTVYVRPGRTAEIEWVNTAITGQIQIWKKSADDNPINGFPAGTPLEGAVFGIYNKANALVDTVESDSRGLAVSKPLPLGRYTVKEISSPQFYSVSDEEVTVYLEHEGQIVQVEYLNESVYTNVSISKSGYTQVVPGQEIRYTFKDIGNNSTVPLDSFYWRDTLPTDAVRLDKIITGTYSARLNYKVVFQTNLNDTQRVLADNLNTQKNYTLDASPAALGLASNEYVTQVTFLFGRVPGGFKQVETPYIYCDVLSNLSHEYRFANKCDVGGMWQNQWVQATDRWVTIIYRGGPVPTLPRTGY
- a CDS encoding class D sortase; translated protein: MKNWVRTMALLLGITAMMMTPALAADYEFDAPDGGMYAPPTSVDQVIVVGGGVTESSNIDRSKNTAIIAPPFGSPESYQPGAGTVLIPQASTATGNTGGSDTVYLPPASYVDGTPTEDTSLSSTKFTLPDGLYYTDGSIGRLKIPVLGLSVKVYENESLENLAKGAGHFKSTSCWDGNVGLAGHNRGVANHFGKIHTLENGDKITYTTKLGTRTYEVFFVGQIEETDFSRLGRTSENMITLITCVRNVPEMRWCVQAREIT